The Cynocephalus volans isolate mCynVol1 chromosome 5, mCynVol1.pri, whole genome shotgun sequence genomic sequence GTGTTTGAGTCTTCTTCAGCCTCAGTGTATAGGTACCATTCCTATTCCCTGGGCACCGCTATAGCCATTATTAGGGTCTCCCAATTACTTAGTGTTAAATGAATTGTTTTCCAAGGTGTGAAGGTTATTTGTGCCCCTAGTTTTTTTAGCAATCCCTTCTTAGTTGAGACACTGGACAGTCAGGTAAATATAGGAATTCATGAGTCACCTTGTGAGATCCCTGAGGTGGCAAGTTTGGGCCTGGCAGAATGGTTGGTCTGCTTGTGTCCTTGTGGTGCCAGCAATGGTGGCCTTTTGACCTGAGAATGGAGCCACTGGGCTGGTGACTATAGAATGTTTTGCCCTGGTATCCACCATGAAAGTCAGAGGTTGGCCCCCTACCATCATGTTGACCATgggctcctgggggcccaggaacagGGAGTCTGGTCTCCCATAATCTGAGTCTATTCCTGTAAGGCCAGTGAGGTTCTGGAACTCCTGGCTGGATGGTTCAGgcttatattttttcttccagaCTGTGCCTTTTCTTGGCACATTTGTAGGGGTTTATCCCCCCTTTTTATGCACTCTTTTTTTCAGTGGCCAAACTCTTTGCAAAAATCACACTGGTTAGACTTTAGGGGTGCCCATCTCCTCAATGGGGTTCTTCTTTGTGGAGCTCTGATCTGTATTGAGTGCTGCTGCCAGGATTGCCACCTTCTGTCTCAGGCATTTATCCATCTCCTTCTGGGCCTCTTGGTCTCGACTGATGAATACCTTGTTGGCCATCTCCAGAAGCTGTGTGGCACTCATCCTAGCAAAACCTTCCAGCTTTTGAAGTTTGTGATGAATGTCAGCACAAGACTGGGCCACAAAAGCTACGTTGACCATCCATTGATTCTTAGTTGCTTTGGGGTCAAATAGAGTGTATATTCGGAAGGCCTCATATAATCTCTCATAAAACTCTGCAGGTGGCTCATCAGGTTTCTGGGTCATGATGGTCATTTTGGGCATATTGGTGGGTTTTCTGGCACCTGCTTTTAGCCCTTGGAGAAGGGCCTTTATATCAGTGGAGTCgattcctccctccttctttgtTGAAGTCCCAGTTTGGAGCCATGTCTGGTGCAGCATCTCTAACCCAGGTCTCTTGCAACCATTGTTTAGCACCAGTCAGGATGCATTGCCATTCCTTGTTGTTGTGGAGGGTAAGGAGTAGTTGACAGTCTTCCCAGGTTAGTTGATGGTAGAAGAGGGGGCACCCTGGCTGCACACTACCATCTGGATTCATCTGCTGTGGGCTTCAGGTCTTCTGCAGGAGCTGGAACTTATTGAGCAGACCGGAGTTGTCTCCCCACCAGTTCAGGACTTCCAGGACTTTTAGGGCTCTCTGGTGACGATGCTGGCAGAGCCAATAGAACTGACACTGGGGCGGGGGGGTGCTGACTGGCACTGGATGCCTGAGGCCAAGTGTCCCCAAAGGAGTGGGGTACAATGGAGGCAAGAACTCTTCATCTGGGTCCGTCCCCTAAATATATAGgcctttttaattctttttgattgtGCTTTGACTTCTGCACTGTTTGTACAGCAAGGACTTTACTCTTTCCCTTATGAGCATAGAACCAGACCCAGGGTGACAGAGTCATAGCTATAGTTAGCCAGGAGTCTATGTATGGGAACTGATCTGGGTGTCCTGGCTCCCCTGAAATGACCTCATAAACTGCTCAAACCTTTGGGAGGTCTAGTGTCCCTTCTGGAGGCCATCCAATCCCAAAGATCGACCATTTTAATTCACACAGGGTACGGAGTTTCTTGGgcgtcattttatttttttagttcctaAAGAAGCCCTTCTGAAAATTTTTAACTTACAATTAAGGACAGTAGGTTTTGAGGCACTTGTCCCCATGTTTAATCCCATCCTCCATCTTCGCCTCAGGCAAAATAGCGTTGGTGCTGTCATTCAATTAAATATCTAACCAAGCACACAAACAAAgtgaaaagaggagcagtggggtccagtttaacCTAGTTCCAATTGGCGAGGCCAACCCATTTTGctgacacagtaattgataaaaaaCAGTTTTCCCCACTGCTgttggcacaaagaagaaaaacaaagactggattcaaatcagagaaacaaagcatagccatgAGCCCCCCAGGATGCACCCATACAGTAGTAGATACAATCCagccaaacagcagaagagggctcagacaTTCAGAGAAAGTTAAAGAGGATTTTAGTGGCCTCCAGTCTCTTTTGGGGCATGGGAATGAATTCCCACCATTCTCATGCATTCCCCATCGAAGGGAACCTGTTCAAGCAAAGTTCTCATGGTGTAGGACCAGTCTTCCCATCTGTGCTAGTCACCCGTCAGTACAAGCTGCTGCCAGCCAGAGGGAGCAGGCTTCTCATaggttgagaggagtttaagTTGTAGTTGTCTGGCAGTCATTTTAAAGAGAAGTAAAAAGGGGAAGAATTTAGACTGGGGTAGTACTAGCAGCAGACacgggagcaaaatagtcccagtggtcACTTACCTTTTGCAGCTAGAGTCCCCTCTGGTACCCAAAACTTTCCAATTTTCACCAGTGACCAAATTAGGCTCTTTGATTCCATAGTCATAGAAATGAGCAATGTACCCAGCAGcacaatgcctttttaaaaagtggatataGACTTAAGCATATAAAAAGGAGGTGAATTCCCTCCTGAGTGGCTGAGTGGGGGAGAAGGTTTCACTCCTGGGGATGTATGAAACTCATGCATGGGAGGGAAACTCTACGGTAGAATGGGCAATGGATCTCCTGGAGTAAACAACACGAAAGGAGTGTCACTTCTTGAGAGTCAAGTAAACACCACCTTGGTCTGAAAAGCATTCACCGCTCTTTCGAGGATGCTAGAGGGTGCTCGAACATCAAACATAAACAAAGGCTTTCTCTCCACTGGTGTGGGATCCCGGACCCCTCCCTGCTTTGGAGTTGCAAGACAAACAAGGGTGGAGTGCCCCACTTctcccagaggaggaggaagaccacACAGGTATCTGCCTGACCATGCCCCTCACAGGGATCATTGCGCCCATCTTGGCTAAGGTGTACCCATACAAAGCCCAGGCCTGGCTCAGTCCAGGGACTGGAAACACCATTATGGCTTACGACCTGACCACAGAACCACAGGTTAGGACCCACTCAAACACCACGTTTATCACTTGGTGCCACAAATATcacacattcactcacacacTTACACAGAAGTTAAACatttccctcccccaaaccctgaCCTGAGCTGAACAGAAGGACTTCACCACAAAGTCCTAACTCGATAGGCCTGCAAGGCCCAGCACGGAGAAACCCCACCACAGGATTTCAAACAGATAGGCCCTAAAGTCCCTGCACAGTAGCTCATGGACAAATTAGGCACTCAAAGAGGcccttttgggaggtgatcaagCTCCCCTTCCACCCAGAGGTGGGTCGGTACTTGGGGGAGGGTGCCTACCTACCTGTCCTGCAGATGACGAGGGTCTGGCTGGTCTTTCTCTCCTGGGAGTCTGGTCAGACAGGCGGCCCCACTAGGATCGGTGAGGTCCCAAACTCCAAGGTCCCAACAAAATGGCCAGTGGTGCCTCCTCAGTCCTCCGTGGTCTTGGCAATCTGGCAGGCAACCCCCAGGACCGGTGGTTCAAGGGACCAGTACGAATGACTTCCCAGCCAATTCACCAAAAAATGTTGTGGAAATAAGCTCAGCAAGGAAGCAGCCATGAACACTTAGAAGGTTGGAAAGTCAGGTGTTTATTATGCTAACAGGACCAGATGGGCTCATGCCCTGAAATCCTGGTCCCCAAACCTAGATCTGATAAGACTTTTTATAGGTGGACTGTTCCAGGgctctttacacatttttttcccttttctcagcaGTTTAGCTAGCATATGTGGTCTGTGCAGATAAGCTCTTGTTACAAAAGCCAAAAGAGCAAGTAGTGATTTATAGCCAGAGCAAGCAAGCATAGTTTTAAGGACAAGATATTACTTCTAAAACAAAGCAGGCCtgtgagaaaattatttcaaactagTGGAGCAGGCAAATATagtttcaaggacaaaacaggtttatgagaaaattacttttacattttccaaCAGGTGGATTCTTCTTCAGGGCAAATCTAGTTCTTCAGGCTATACTGACTGGCTCTCAGGTCCTGAGTTGATCTCAAACATACTGGGTGTCTTCATTCTCTTAGAACAGGACCTTGGAATCCAGACTCCCTGCCACTTGTTCCTGCTTCTGATGCTGGGGATGGAGGCTCTCCACGTGGGACTCAGTCCTGTGATCTGACCCTGGGATTTCAGTGGAGGTAAGAGGGCCCTGGGGTGATGGGTTGAGAAAGGAAGGAGGCTCCTGAGGAAATAAGAATATTGCTAAAGTACGGACATCAGGGGAGCAGAAGTACAacaagggaagaggaaggagccAGGGAGGAGAGCAGCGTGGGAGAGGCTGGCCTAGGGGACTCCTGTGGGGTTTCTGGGTCCTGAGCCTTAGAAAGCCAAGGGCAGGTATCTGTGCCACCCCTGTAGGGACTAGGCCTGGTCCCAAATTCCTGGGATTTTCAGGGTCCCACTCCCTGCGCTAGTACCTCATGGCCATGAATGAGCCTAGCTTCAAGCATCTGGCTGTCACAGCATTCAGGTGTCCCTTACTCCCCTGAGACAACCAGAAGCTCTGGCTAGAACATGGTGTCCCTTATGACTGTACACTGGATGTGCAGTGGGCCTGGACACTATCCTGGGCTGCAAGGACCTCAGAGGTAGACCCAGGCAACCGACTATCCATTTCCCAGTTTCTGGGAGTGGCCCCTGCCAGTTCTGTAGCTCACAGCCCAAGGACCTCTCTCTTTCCATCAGGTGACCCAAGCACTTGCATCCTCACACAGGACTCTGTATGTCCCCTTCTCTACCATCTTGAAGCCCTGAATTTAAGAGATATGTAGCCCCGGCCTCAAATCTCAAGTCAGTCCTGATGACTGTCCTAGGACTTTGGGTGCCCAGACAGCAGGGAAGAGTTCCCCAGGGCCCCCCAGGCTGCAGCTGAGCCACAGCTGAGATCTGGGCAGCAGCCACCCATGACTCCAGCAACCTAGACGGCCCCTTCCCAGGCCCAAGTGACAGCAGAGGTGGTCAGAGGTCGCCTGTGTGTGGTGCCAGTGTGGCTAGACCATGAGTTTGTGGTGCACTGAGATCATGCTTGTGGAGGGCTCAGGAATGTAGGACCAACTGGTGGGCACCAAACACACACATGTCACTGAAGaccctgttatggactgaattgtgtcccactAGTCATGTGCTGAAGCCCTAACACCCAGGGCTCTGCATGGGGCAAGCACTAAAGCTGCAGCAGGAATGGTGGGCACACTTATGGAAAGACTTCAGCAGGGGGGTGTGGGGACCTGGGTCCCTTTTTCCTGCCCAGTCTGTGAGACACCCTGagattgggggaggggaaggcccTGGTATGTGGAGGAAGACCTGGTGAGGAGGGAGGAAGCTGAGCTGTGTCCCCCTCACTCCACCTCTCTCTCCTGCATCCAGTGGCCCCCAGGGCTGTGGTCACTGATAAAGAGGACCCTGAGGAAAATCACACTCTGAGAAAGATCACTCTGACCTGGCTGCATTAAGGGAAGGAGCTGACCTTGAGCTCAAGACTCAGGGGGTCccaacctggggtggggggagaagacaaaTCAGAGCTGGGCAGCTGTGGGAGTGCTCCCTGGAGAGGAGCTGAGATACACCTGCCTGGTGGAGCACTTGAGCCTTGAGGGGCCCCTCAATTTGACTGCAGTGAGGTGTTGTCCAAGGACCGGGGATGAGGGCGGGGACATCTTATCCAGATCCTGCCTTGCTCTCTGCCTCTGTACCCAAgacccctcccttccctcctaaATGGAGATGTCAGGAGAAACTCACAGATCAGAAAaggctaaggagacatgacagctAAATGCATTAGGGTgccctggattggatcctggaacagaaaaaggacaacagcataaaaatttgtgaaatttaaatAGTCTATATTGTAGCTAATAGTAttataccaatgttaatttcttagatTTTTAGCTTTACCATGGTTTTTTAAAGTGCTATCATTAGAGGGGTAGCAGCTCAGCCCCACCCCTGTTGCCAGGCCTTCCTTTTCCACCCCAACGCCACCGAGGCCGAGGTCAAAGTTGTCACAGCATGAGCCCAGCTGCCACCACCACGGCTGCTACCACTGCTGCTGAGATGCACTATGTTGCATCCTACCAGCTGGCCACACTTGGAGGCAACTCCTCCCCCAACGCCAAGGGCATCAAGGAGATACTGGATAGTGTGGGCACTGAGGTGGATGAGGAGCGGCTCAACAAGGTCATCAGTGAGCTGAACCgaaaaaacatttgaagacaTTATTGCCTAGGGCAGTGGCAAGCTTGCCAGTGTGCCGGCTGGTGGGGCTGTGACTGGCTCTCCTGCTCCTGGCTCTGCTGTTCCCACTGCTGGTTCCAGCCCTCCTGCAGAGGAGAAGAAAGATGAGAAGAAGAAGGAGTCTGAAGAGTCTGATGACAATATTGGATTTGGCCTATTTGATTAAACTCCTGCTTCCctgaaaataaagtctttttatgtatctcttaaaaataaataaataaataataacattccGGGAAGCTTGTTAAAGTTTACACAGGAACTCTGTGTTCTAGCTCTACAACTCTTCTGTAAGTCTAATGTTAttccaaaaacaatttttttaattaaaaaaagtgaaatgaaataggcaatctattaaaaaaattaagtcaaaaaataataacattccaaaagagaaagcaccaggcccaaatgggttcactggtgaattctaccaaatctttaagaAAGCAATTATATAAATTCTCTACCAtctctttaagaaaacaaatgtggAGGGAATACTACCTAACCCATTCTGGGAGGTCAGCTttaccttaataccaaaaccaagcaaagacaatacaggaaaagaaaactacaaaccaatatcacttatgaacacagatgaaaaaatcatcaataaaatattagcaaatcaagtCCACAACACAATGTATAAAAGAACTatatacactatgaccaagtggtATTTATCTCAGCTATGTAAGGCTAAACAAGAAAAATCACATGGTTAtgtcaatagatgtagaaaaaacatttgacaaaatccaatatccattcttgaaaaaaaatttgtagcaaactaggaatagagaggCACTTCCTGAACTCGACAAAgtatatctacaaaaaacccacaggTAACTTCATACTTAATGAACTAGAACCTGCCtactaagatcaggaaaaagcaAGGACGTCCTCcctcttcattccttttcaaCATCCTACTGGAAGTCCTGGCTAATGCAAGAAgactagaaaaggaaataaaagatacacATATTgcgaaggaagaaatgaaattctcTTTGTTCACACATGACATAATTGTCTAtgttgaaaatgagaaagaatcaacaacaaaaaaggcaattatagggctggccaattagcacagttgtttagagtgtgatgctgataacaacaaggtccagtgtttgatccctgtcctggccagccacccaaagaagaaaaaagaaaaaactaagcaattatagcaaggttgcagcaTACAAGATTAATAACCATAAGTCAATGACCTTCTTaaataccagcaatgaacaattggaatttgaaattagaaACACTATTCCATTTACATTAGCATTCCCccaaatgaatatttaaatatatatctaacaaaatatgtgcaagatctgTACAAGGAAAACTGCAAAGCTCTGGCAAAGGATATCAAAGACCTAAACCAATAGagaaatattccatgttcatgcataggaagactcaatactgTGAATATGTCTGTATTAGTCcggtttttgttgctataacagaatacctaagactgggtaatttaaaaagaaaagaggtttatttggcttacaattctgagacagctgcatctggtatgggcctcaggctgctcaggCTACTCATGGTGGGAAAGTGGCAGGCAATCAACAcatacaagcagattacatggtaagaggaagcaagagagaaagtggggaggtgccagggtctttaaacaaccagctcttgtgggaactaataaagtgagatcTCACAAAGGTCCCCTCCCCACATACGTTGGTAGCCACAAGAATTCGTCGTTGGAAATCTTTAAACTGCTGATACTGAGAAAGCCTTCGTGAGAAAGGACATTAGAAGAGTGTTGAGATTCCCTTCTCTCAATGGTCTCTTTTCCTCCTAAGGACACAAGACATCGTCCCCATCTCCAGCTCACCTCTGCTCCTGGGGCATCCCACGGTGGATGGCAGTGGCTGGGAAGTTCTGCTCCACCAGGAGCTGGGCCAGGGCGATGCACCGCTGCACGGGAGCGTGGGGAGAGAGAACACATGTAGAGAAAAGTTTTTaggaatttcattcttctacaggaATTTCTCCTgatccttcctcctccccaccacgTCTCCCCTTCTGCTCTAAATATGactcagcctttctttttttcctttcactcgGATTTTCCCGATTACACTTGCCTCCGCGACAATACAGAAAATAGTGCCCAACACTGTCTGACTTGttaagagggaagaaggaggcaCCTCATGAAAATCTGAGCTAAGGTCTGGGAAGACCATGACTGATGTTGCTGTTCATCGAGATTTCAAATGCAAGGGGTCGAGCCTAACTCTAGGAGTTAGGGGTGGTGCACGTACCCCAGACAGCAGGTAAGCTGACAGATGCTCCCCTCAGTCAGAGGACCAGAGGAAATGAACTGAGGAGCCCCAACTGGGCCAATGTAGTTTAGGATTTTTACACATTTAAAGTTTCTGAaggttttatttttgaatgtttattgTACTTATTCAcgcttttctttgttgagtaCCTGTCCGTGCCAATCCTAAAACAGAAAAGCAGCTCCCACCTGCTCATGCTCCACCCTTTTGTACCCACTTGACCAAAAAAGACATTTACAGTCAATCCTTATTATTCCCAAATTCTGTGTTTGTGAATTGCCCTGCTAGCTGCTACCAACATCAACATTAGCCGCACATTCAGGGTCATTCCTGGACACATgcagagaagtgaaaaaaatgttattccCATGAATAAGTAAGTGTGGGAAACAGTAGAGGGTCTGAGATTGAGGTGCTAAAGTCCCCCACccctggaggagaggagggggcagaTTCAAAAGCTGCCATTGAAGAGGTCCTGCCCTTTGTACAGGGTGTTAGGTCACCCCACAGCCCAGGCTGAGCTCTCTACACAGTGGCTCCCAAATATGTATCTACATCTTTGcatccctgtccctcatggaaaggtgtagcctccacctccatgggtaaggcttgtgtcaaagtttcctccacaacctctactgggcctagcacagcttgcaactctttggacagaggactcgttgacacagtgcttctttgctctatatatgctccccatttagacagagtgggagtctgagctacacctgttttagggttggttgtccacatgcacagccaacctagtatgggatattttgtccttactaggactttggcagttcctgtgatagcttcagtggccatcaaggcagaatatacAGCTCCTAGCTCTTTTTCTGTTAGAGAATAGcatacttcagcacccttccagagctgagaccagaatcctacaggtgttcggaatcagtcttgtctctgccacaaaccccatcctaaccattcttgggtgatatttacatctaattcaaaaggtttagtgggatcagccacttgtaaagccttcacttgctgtattgccctcttTGTAGCCgggtaagcctgttctacttcctcagtccaatcccagggggctcctttctttgttaatgcatacagtgggcatgccatttgagcCAAAAGGGGTACAAA encodes the following:
- the LOC134379286 gene encoding LOW QUALITY PROTEIN: large ribosomal subunit protein P2-like (The sequence of the model RefSeq protein was modified relative to this genomic sequence to represent the inferred CDS: deleted 1 base in 1 codon; substituted 1 base at 1 genomic stop codon), whose translation is MHYVASYQLATLGGNSSPNAKGIKEILDSVGTEVDEERLNKVISELNRKNIEDIIAXGSGKLASVPAGGAVTGSPAPGSAVPTAGSSPPAEEKKDEKKKESEESDDNIGFGLFD